One segment of Haliotis asinina isolate JCU_RB_2024 chromosome 12, JCU_Hal_asi_v2, whole genome shotgun sequence DNA contains the following:
- the LOC137258197 gene encoding Bardet-Biedl syndrome 10 protein homolog: protein MSKSNLLFQVKRDIVRTISSIVCKSYGPHCQQTLLCTSTGMVIVTSDGMCILHSLHLCHPVAIVVVKAIQKHHLMTRDGTKTFSLYLSQAVTYLDKTLNCSLSTNYVGTSVDQLCYTTALHLMRIECDVLPRIWRELSQNCIVKHDEGKLPVIKLRSVINTCMSSHLTKHKRHVLLELVLSSLGLSESGMSTDISEGVVKRQVTFMIDNFDFLHFKLPKQLYESSSFLPGFLLRQDFLVKHPKLGEGRDIKFLMLSCSVEGNSHEDSDEVVFLKDKEATYTALSYRVTRATKYLTDLKEKDVSLILCSETVPQFVRYLCRDLGISVISCVEQEDIQFIERITGMQAATCISCPVDSMQTGQLSHCDRIVLGTQRVVHLQFAKTESFMMPGTIVIAAPTDGLVDQFRTAVYKSYKAVQMCFAFHVTCNTDDSLSKINCPERTEDLTTSSVSGEFCVIGGGGFFELRTAGMLKNLSNNFTDDKIGHGCRVLHDCLLSVPRHLHRQLSQDRGTEGRDYLEKLQMLWATMEEGGVAALDRKGRICNPVDAGILEPLASKILTLTSVVQLLQQLLRIDAVVSVQKLEAVEMYSDDGI, encoded by the coding sequence ATGTCGAAAAGTAACTTACTCTTCCAAGTTAAAAGGGACATTGTTAGGACTATCTCATCGATTGTGTGCAAGTCATATGGGCCACATTGTCAGCAGACCCTACTGTGTACATCAACCGGCATGGTCATAGTTACATCAGATGGAATGTGCATACTTCACAGTCTCCATCTGTGTCACCCTGTCGCTATAGTGGTGGTGAAAGCCATCCAGAAACACCACCTCATGACTCGTGACGGAACAAAAACATTCTCTCTATATCTATCACAAGCAGTAACATATCTGGATAAAACACTTAACTGCTCCTTATCTACCAATTACGTTGGGACATCGGTTGATCAGCTCTGTTACACAACTGCACTGCATCTAATGAGAATTGAATGTGATGTTTTACCCCGAATTTGGAGAGAATTATCCCAGAATTGTATTGTTAAGCATGATGAAGGTAAATTGCCAGTGATCAAATTAAGATCAGTTATAAACACATGCATGTCAAGCCATTTGACAAAACATAAAAGACATGTTCTATTAGAGTTAGTTTTAAGCTCTTTAGGGTTAAGTGAATCTGGTATGTCCACAGACATTTCTGAAGGTGTTGTTAAAAGACAGGTGACATTTATGATTGACAACTTTGACTTCCTCCACTTCAAACTTCCCAAACAACTATATGAATCATCATCGTTTCTACCAGGATTTCTGCTCAGGCAAGACTTTTTAGTGAAACACCCCAAGCTTGGTGAGGGTAGAGATATCAAGTTTCTGATGTTGTCTTGCTCTGTGGAAGGAAATTCACATGAAGACTCTGATGAAGTAGTTTTTCTGAAAGACAAGGAAGCAACATACACTGCTCTTTCGTACAGAGTAACCAGGGCAACCAAATACTTGACTGATCTCAAAGAGAAGGACGTGTCTTTGATACTCTGTTCAGAGACTGTTCCCCAGTTTGTAAGATATCTGTGCAGGGATTTGGGTATTAGTGTCATCAGCTGTGTCGAACAGGAGGATATTCAGTTCATTGAAAGGATCACAGGAATGCAGGCTGCCACCTGTATCTCTTGTCCAGTTGACAGCATGCAGACCGGACAGCTGTCTCATTGTGACAGGATTGTGTTAGGAACCCAACGAGTTGTTCATCTACAGTTCGCAAAGACTGAGAGTTTCATGATGCCAGGAACAATTGTCATAGCAGCACCAACTGATGGGCTTGTGGATCAGTTCAGGACTGCTGTGTATAAGTCATACAAGGCAGTTCAAATGTGCTTTGCTTTTCATGTGACTTGCAATACAGATGATTCCTTAAGCAAGATTAATTGTCCAGAAAGGACTGAAGATCTCACCACATCTTCAGTCAGTGGAGAGTTTTGTGTTATCGGAGGAGGTGGGTTCTTTGAGCTCAGGACAGCAGGCATGCTGAAGAATCTATCCAATAATTTCACAGATGACAAGATAGGCCATGGATGTCGAGTCCTTCATGATTGCCTGCTGTCTGTTCCGCGACACCTTCACAGACAGTTATCACAAGATCGTGGTACCGAAGGCAGAGACTATCTGGAGAAGCTTCAGATGTTATGGGCAACAATGGAAGAGGGAGGGGTTGCTGCTCTGGACAGGAAGGGGAGGATCTGTAACCCTGTAGACGCTGGTATACTGGAACCTCTTGCCTCCAAaattttgaccttgacctctgtGGTGCAGCTTCTGCAGCAGCTGCTGAGGATCGATGCTGTTGTAAGTGTCCAGAAACTGGAAGCAGTTGAGATGTATTCTGATGATGGTATATAG